The Gossypium arboreum isolate Shixiya-1 chromosome 4, ASM2569848v2, whole genome shotgun sequence DNA segment GTATAAGAGATACACGAGTAGCATATAAAATGATACAACTTATGACATTTAACCGAAATTTTCACCATTTATTTCCTCGAAGAACAACCGGTCCTTACCAGATTTATTTGAACCTTACGTTACAATAATAGAGATAGCACATTAACAAGGAAAAGTCTTATGTAATGTTCTACAAgttatctatcattaaacataacTTATGTAATAGGAAAAACACTTGGAGTACTTCAGCATAAAAGTTATGACACAAAATTCTATCATAGTGATCAACTAAAAAAACGTGAAATTTACTTTCTATGCACACTTAAAATTGATCGAATATTACTAGAAGACAAGTTTCTAAAATCATTCGtaaataattaaacaattaaaGGTCCTAAGTTTTATATCACCTAAATTAAATTCGTAAAAAAAAATATCACATTTTTGAACAAATCAACCCATTAACTTTAAGCCAAAGTAGGAAAATTTAACCTAAAAAAATGGTGAATTGGTCCTTGTCAAAGCTAGATAAAATCTACCAAATCAAAATACCAAACTAACCCACATAAATCTGCTTCCCACATCAGTGACCAGACCAACGTATACCGTCCTTTGATCTTGCCTAACTTTTACCTCTATGCGTTTGAAGAACCCTGTGTTTTTAATCTTATTTACACCATTAAAGGGcaagaaatatttttaaaatgaccCTCTAACCATAGCATATATTCTAGAAAAACCACCTACAAAGTTGAAAACAGAATGAGAGGGAAAAGGAAACTCAAATGGTAAGATGGTAGAAaaagttaaaaaactcaaaagcaaaaaataaatttaaaaaaaaaaagagcttttTTTAGATTGTAAAGTGTCTAAAAGTCTAGACATTACTAGCCAAATAGAaaattgcaacaagtaataacttgaaaatatttttgtttATCAATAATAAGATAACTTTGATAACAAAAATAAGATTAAGGATTTTTTCAAGAAACAAACCTTCAAAGATCTAGATGACGGATTAAGTATTCAGACCACATGGATACTTACTAAAGATTTGACCTTCTGGGTTCTTTTTAAGGGTTTCTTCTTTTGTGAAGAAAATATCATAAAGGAAGGACGGATGGATGTAAAGGAAGAAAATATGAAGGTTTTTAATTTAGGGTTATTGTTTTAGAGTTAAACTACTCATTCAGTAAGAGAGACAAAAGGATGCAAAGAATATGTAAATGGACCCTCCATGTTGAATAAAAAATTCAATCAATTGATGAAGCACTCAGTTTGATTTCTACTGCTTCAATTCAACAAAGATGACAGTTTTTTCAAtcaaatggaaaagaaaactaaagaaaaaaaaaggagaggaagGGTTTTCCTTTTCCAGTTCAAAAggtgtaattaatttaaaattttaaatttatttaattaaaattttattttaatcccaGTTGGACATTCAAGTTGCCATTTGAAATCCATTTAGACTGGCACGTAGGATTGCCGTTAGGGAGGTAACAGAGCTTAACGGcagagtgaccacttcgtaacaaaacgataacgtaagtgactaaaacataatatttcaaatataaatgactaaaatgtaatctaaggttaacaaaagtgactatttttatagttaacCCTATATGATTTTTACAATTATTATAATAccataaatgaataaaaaaatcaaggattcatatttatatgaattttatttttaatcattttatttgtcAAATGTTATGgatcttaaaattattttaaactaataaataaaatattctaaTAGATATATACAACAAATTTGTGAATCGTACGGTATAGAAATTagtttacatatatatacatatacatattaaaaataattactttaattttattattaattattatattatttttggaaaatatgtttattatatttttatacatttatttattaattttgtaaacAATGATTAAATTTTTAAGATATGATCTTATATATAAAAGGTTTTAGATTCAAaatgtattaaaataaaatttaaatattttctaaaTAATAGATAGAtttgaaattttcacaaattatttaaatctaaatttataaaatatatatatctcaaaatccataattaataataattttaatatctgAAACACCTTCATAGTTTATTCCAAACACTTTATATAACTTTATTGATATAACAAATAAAAGGCTAAATGAATGGAATAGTTATGATGGCGACAAATCATTACCCGGTAATACTGATTAATACTTGATAGTAACAAAAGCAAAGTCGAAAACATTATGTTAGTTggctttaataatttaagtagagATGTGAGTGCCAATTGTTTAGAGATTGTTGTGCCCTTTGCGTTGCTTAGCTGAAGGGGTCAATGAACTAGGTGGTGGTGATGGTGGAGTTGCTTTTCTATTTTTCTCACAAAAGAGTGTTTCTTGATTGCTATAAATAACTTCAAATTCTcccattaaattaaaaaaaaaagattcccTCCTAACTCAGTGCTTACTGACATCCACTCTCAGATCAACAGAGTTTCTTGTCCCAGGAAGAAGATTGGGTTTtctcttttttaatatttaacctttttgtTTTTGGAGATTTGGTGGGCATGCATGCAGCCAAAGTCATGCCTGGGTTCAACACTACACCCCTTACGCTGGATCTAAATGATTTTTGTAGTCCGAAGCCGGATTTAAATAAGGGtcacaattttacattttgattAGTGATGTGAAATGGCATAAATATGATTTAATTTGTCGCGATTTCATTGTTGTTATGTTTTACATTATCTGGTTTTATTAAAgatgttaaaatttaaatatcattATCACTTTTATAGATATTAGATATATTATATATAGTCTTACtctattctattcaattttaaGAATTATTGTAAAATATCGTAATCCAATAGTTAAACAAATTCATTTTCAAAACAAACTATCTTTATTCGAAATGAATCAATTCAAAATCTAATTATTTGAATTTTATCATCGCTAGTTCAATTTTCTTTTACGACAACAGTTGTGTTATGTTTGCAATTACAACAAATATAGTGCAAGTGAAAAAGCATTATTAAGGATCATAAATTAAATCCCGAATAGCGCTATGATTTTGCTTATGCACATTCCACTAATAGGAAAAAGAGGGAGTGGATAAGACGAAAATGATTGCCTTGATACTAAAATCAAGCTTCATTATTGGAGGAAATGGTGaagatttatttatttctttttctatttttttctatttgtCCCAACATATCTTTCTTAAGCTTTATTGTGTCATTTGCTTTGTTGAATTCTTCAGAGGAAGAAGGACCAGTCTATGGTAGAGAAATCCCCTTAATGCTTTCTCCGTTCAATTTTCATGGTTTACACATCAGTTTGACTTTATGTATGGCCACTAATTCCACAATAACTCAATTATTTTGTGCTTTTATGAAATGTGGGTCTGTGGGTGGAAAACTTGTCTTGTAATTATCTAATGAATGTACCCATAACCTCTTGAAACAACAACATTCACAATGAAAATTACTTCTGGTTGTAAAGGAACCGAAAGAGAAATCTCAAAAAGAAAGCGGCTTTTCTGTATAAAATCCTGAAGCAGCCAAATCTTGTACCACCTACCATGCTCATTTAGTATACCGGTCCAACGTTTATGCATGTAGCTTGGAATAGGATATATTAATCTGAAGTTCCTTTAATAATTTTGAAGCGGGTATGGGTAGATAATtgtaaagaaaaagagagagttaaagaaaatgaattaatatatgttttttgtttgattagttaaaattaataaagaaaaagaaagtaaagaaattttaccatctttatttggttaaattgtaaaaagttgaaaggaaattattatttatagtaaTTTTTTCCAATTATATCTTGCGTATAAAATAACTTATGTAGAAGTTTATGTTATTTTGCATCTTTAGGGACACAATCATTTTATTTTCTCTCATATTAGGGGTAATTAAAATTGAGTAATCAAGAGAAAGTAAAACCttgtttaaataaaacaaagttatcCTAACAAGGAAAGAATATTACTTTCTTTTCATTTCCTTGTTTTTAAATTTACGTagaaaaatattgtttttatttaatatttaatatttacatatatacAATTCTTTTATTgccattatatatttttttaaaatttgaaaataagcaATTAACATTTTTTCATATGATATAAACGTTATAACATTAAACAGATCAAGCTTTCTCCGTACATATTTTGAACTTCTTCTTTTTTGtgcaaaatgatttttttaaatctaaaaatataatCCAAAATCAGAGGTTGAATAAATAATCCAtcctttattattatttcctTCAAGAAAAACAAAGCTCAATTCGGAATTTAAAAAGTGTTTAGATTCGGAGCAAAAATTGGCTGTTCATGAATTCGATTTCGAAGTGGTAAATAATCCAATAATGGATTAGGATATCTTAAATTCTAGAGTGGCATTCGTCATATATTCTAAAGCTTGGAAGTTGGAACCCATAGAATCATTTTAGATAAATATCCAATCCAATCCAAGCAAGTTGAGGAATAAAACTTGGGTGGAATTCAAAATCCAAAACGTTTTCGAATTGTATGCTACATGTCCCATCTAGTCATGTCACAAatgcattttaattttatatatataaaaaaaagaaaaaaaaaaagcaacatTTAAAGTGATGATGATTCTgagaaaataatatttttcatatGATTCTCGCCGGTAACAAAAGAAGCAATTCAATGAATATCATATTTTATGTTCTCCACATAGACATACAACAGTTCAACTTCAATTACAAAAAAGCAAAGATGTGACATCCGATCCCATTCCATCCTAGCAATACTAGCACTAAGTAAATCCCCAAACCAAATTCTCCATCCATATATGCACTCATAAAAGAAtcttacgtatatatatatacacgcatCTTAAGCCATTTTTAAAACAAAGCTTATGAGCACATTATCTGTTCTTGATCATTGAATTATGTTTGTGTTTTTTGGCTACTAGGGCAGTTCttaatttcaactcaagaaatgAAAATGTTGGACACGAGTCTtacaaaataggaaaaataattttaatataaataatttttgtaAATTACCATGGATCTAACATTTCACACCAAAGAGCTGCagatataaaataatgataggcAGGAGAATACAAGCAATAACAATATAGTCATAACAAAATTAGTTTTGGCGCACCAAAATGGGTCCCTAGAGAAGAACATGTACCCTCGACATAGTTTGTTCACCCGCAGCATCCTGATTTTTGAGCATTTGCTGCAGCCCCTCCTGCCTGGTCTGCTTGGTTGATTTTAATCGTCTGTGGCTgcaaaagagaatgaaaagattATCAAAATGATGAAAAGAAATGGATTTGCATAATTAATCACTAATTTGCATGTGTTATGAGAAAAGCATATACTTCGAGTAAAAGAAACCGTACCTCAGCCTTCGAGTCAGTATCAGCAAGTCTTTGCTTAATATCCCGCGCTATTGAAAAGAAAACCTCCTCAACATTTAAGTTTGTTTTTGCACTCTACAAAATAGAGCAGCTATTGAGCATGCAGGAAAGATCAACTAAACATTGGAAAAGTAACCACATCTGCAGTAAAATTACATACAGTCTCAAAGAACTTGATGCCATATTCATCAGCAAGAGCTTGGCCCTTTGAGGTAGGGACGGCCTGAACAATAAGTTAAGAGTCAACTTGTCAAAAAAAGAATCACAGCTAATATGGCAAACAGAAGGTGACTGAAAAAGGATATCAACAGAATCACAAATGTGAATATGGCAGAAAAAGAAGAAACAAACCCTTTTGCTTTCATCCATGTCAGCCTTATTACCAACCAGAATCTTGTTGACATTGTCCGAAGCATGCTGTTCAATATTACGAATCCAATTTCTAATGTCTAAGCAAGAAGGGATATTAGTACAGTTGATAAGATAATTATAATGGAGAGTGAATAAGATTTCAAATCACTAGATAAGGAGTATGCTTTCAATTATCTACATGCACGTAACAGAAAAGTTCCAATAACAAGCAAAATTTGATGGAAACATTAAACATTTCTAAAGATTCCAAAGTGCAAGATGGCAGATCtgtatgaactttcaaattttcaatgaTAAAAAGTTCAGTGCTTACTATTGAAAGATGACTCATCAGTCACATCATACACGAGCAGAATACCCATGGCTCCACGGTAGTAAGCTGCACAAAATGAAAATATCATGTAATTCATCTGCAGCTACTAAAATAAAGTGAATAACCCACAGGCACATTCCAAAAGGATAAAACAAGATAAGTATTTTAGAAAAAAGGAGCAAGCAACCATGTTTGGGGCATGGAAGAAAAGACTAAGCAGACATAAAATTTCACCACCGAGCGCAAAAGCCCATGACTTCCTAACAGACCAAGCATAAAGTCAATCATTATGTTATAATTCTGACCAGACATGTATTTCTAGTCAGTGACACTTTCAAAGCCCAAAAACTAACCGGTTGTAATTGTTCGAAACCGCTCTTGCCCAGCAGTATCCCAAATTTGCAGTTTGATCCTTTTTCCATCAAGCTCTATAGTCCTTATCTTAAAGTCAATTCTGCCAAAGTGAACACTACCTTTAAACAACATGTTCCTAGTAGAAACatagtaataaaaaaatgaagaccACTTCAGTGCAATTACAAAAAAGAGCTACCCAATTGTCGTGATAAAACTAGTAGTAAATGAGCCATCTGAGAAACGCAAAAGGAGGCAACTCTTACCCACACCTGACAAGCACACAACAGCATAAGTAAATAGAATTCAAATTCAAAAGAAAGTGTGAATATCAAGAAAACCTCCTTTAAAATCACCACAATACCAACTATTAATCCCTAATTATAGACAATTATAACTATCTCTAGCAACTAATCAAGTGAATTAAAAAAGGTCAAATTATGTCATCAGTCCATGTACTTGAATGAagtttgaaatttagtccttgtacttaaaaagttaaaagttaaatcatcttactttttttatttaaaaatcctaATCCAATTGGTGACTACATTAGtaaatgtaaattattattaagtaTACCTTATAGTATGCAAATGTTTACAGAAAATACTAAAGTTGTCAACAATTTggcttaaatttttaaatttaaaaagtttaGGGGATTTAATTTCTAACTTACAATAACTAACTCTCAAAATTTGCCAAAGTATAGGGATTGATGATATGCTCGACCATTAAAAAACAGTTTCCTGTTGCAAATGAGCATGCTACGACTCAATGATACTCAAAATCAGTAGCACCGATAGAGAGAATATTCCCATGGCGATAAGCTATATCAAGACAGAATACATTATCAAATATAAGCTaaaagacaataccaaaaatacCATTAGCATATATTCACCATAAAAGGCAATATAAGAgactttttcttttcaaatcaacaTCGCTTAACGAAAAAAAAAATCGTATCAAAATCAtctgtaaaataaaaatcaagcttAATCTAAGGCAAAGATCTTGAAATGCAAATGACAATCTCACATCTTGGTTTTCCATATttaggaaataaaaataaataaatacttaaaaataacaCAAACATTTCTCACAAAAATGTAGATTGAATAAGTAGATCCAATTTCAGAGCAAATACATTCGTATAACTATCAAGCgagaaaatgaaaaaataaatagtTACCGCTGTCGCCGATTAAAAGGAGCTTGATGAGGTAGTCGTAATCAGCTCGAGCTCTTGCAGGTGGAGCAGCCATGGAAACAGAAGAAATTTATCGAAAACAAACcctacaaaaaagaaaagaaaggcaagGGAAAGCTGAGACGTTAATAATCAAcgaaaaaaaaggtaaaaaataaatagaaatgaatgttttaaaattGATTCAGTGAATTGAACGGAAAACAGTACCGGATCTGGTGAAAGGAGATGAGAGGAATGAGGAGGGAAGCGCCTCTGGTACGTCAGCACCGGTCGGCCATTGAAGAAAACCTTTCTTttagagaaagagagaaaaaggaaaagaaaaattgaaaagaaagtatATTCAAGAAATAAGTTTTGGATTCGACTCCTAACCGTTGGATTAATATTGGGTGATGAGATATGGGTGGATCCAACGGacggttttttattttttaattcgtCAACGGACAGAAAATAGGTGATCGAAGATAACGACTAGGCTTCCTTAAAGCTGTTAGTTAAACGGCACCGATTAGTCGGAGATAGATGCGCTGGATTTTGGCATCTAACACCGAGGATGATGCAGCGACTCTAATTAATGTACCTACATTTTATTTAGGGCAAGGATTTTTCTTTCATCTACTTGATATTAAAAATCATTATTTCCATCTATAAATTCAACccatattttatatgttaaaagaAACGGGTTTATGTATGGGGAGATATttctaattatatattttaattttagttaattaaatatatatttgtgatTGTATgtataattgttttttttaaatgaattgagattaaaatatattaaataaaactaatCTAAGAAGAATCCATCTCAACCCAATTCTTAGTACTCACGCTAGATTTCGATTGGAATATAAACAATAGGCTAATGTtccatttataattttaaaaggttaagcatcatattttatattttcgaCCAAAGCCTTTGCCTGCCTTATAGGAAGTCACCAACAGAAGCCAAATACATAAAAACTACTAATTAACTTGCTCttatattaagaaaaaaaaaaaaagtactcaTCCACTTAGATACATAATTTTATGTGCATATCTTTTAAAGATGGAATATTTTAGTAATAAGGCTTTTAATAATTTCTGCTAGTGCTTAAAAGGATATTTATTACACAGTGGTGAAGTCAAGGGTTAGCAGGAcagtaaaaaaattcatttaattttttataattttataaaattttaaattaataataataaatttatactttcaactctttaaaaatataaaaaattaatttaatttttaaaaatataaagatataaactattaaattagtttataatttataaaattttaaattaataataataattttatactttgaactctttaaaaataataaaaatttaatttaatcttttaaaaattataaaaatataaattattaaaataataaaattatatttttacaatctGTAAGAATATATAATTTACTTTTGACTATCAAAAATTTGCTAATCTAAACCTGATTACACATGGTTTGAAgtttgtaaataaaataaaatgtggtgataaataaaaagaataataataatgttgGTGGCAGGCTACCAGAAATATTATACCTGAACCGAGGATAGTGAAGAATATATGGTTAGTGGTGGGTATGGTAAATAAATATAATGGAAAGGAATATGAAATCAGTATGGGCATGAGGAAGTATATTATATGTAGAAAATCCAATCCACCGGTAGGGATGTTGAATAACCGAATCGGATTACCATGAATCATattatttaaaatgtaaaaaaaatttaactgtTAATTGAAACGAAAAAGATTTTAAATacattaattgaattaaaatatttcaattaattctattggttaattaaaatttatatatttttgtcttttagttaaaaaatataaaaaatacattgctaatatttattttcttttttaatagttcaaaaatatattatatataatatatattatttatttcaattaatataaaaataatagttcaACAAATACATtgctaatataaaatatatattatttattatttatttcggtTAATATCTTATTGAACCGAATTAACCGATAatcgaaattttaaaaaatcattaatcGACTGAATTAAATTCGACCACTAACCGATTAACCGAATTAGATCAACTTGATCAATAATTCTATTTTAACCGAACTATAAACACTCCTACGACGGACCATATATTTTAGTTTGCATGGGAAAAATTGACTCTctaaattaattttgtttttgcaagttaaacatgcaattcatttgaTTAAAAGATGTTGAACTATATGGTGGTCTAGAGAGCAGTTCAAAAACATCAACTAAGCGTTACAATTAGTTGACAAGGGGAAGATGATGGTAGAGTTGGACGATTTACGTGGTTTATATAAAGTGGAGGGTCATCATAAACAGTGTTTTAAGCGAAGAtataaaattatttgaaataaatataaattcttaaaaaactaaaaataaaaaggtataataactttacaaaaaaaatcattttaaccctccgtttaatttttctcttttttagCCACTAAATTTGCAGTTAAATCACcccaaaagagatgaaaaaattaacattttttaCTTTATTGACATGGCATACATGTAAATGACACGTAATGATGCGACACTAGTTGGGGAAGTTGCCACCGAACCTGTTAAGCTACCACAAGGACCTATAACTCAGTCTCGTGCTAAGAGGTTCCAAGATGCATCAGTAAGCTATGTTGATCAAGTTTGGGGAGAGCAAGTAGCTAAATCCATTGATTATGCTTGGACCAGCTCAATAGGAGTCCCTTGCAATTTATTACAAGAtgaactttatttttaattaaactcATCTTAGTTAATAATTGAGTTGTTGGAATAAATTATTGTTAATGTGTTTTTAAGTTTATTAATTAAGttagttaagtgttaaatgtgtttattaatTAAGTCTATTAATTAAGCTTATTAGTTGTTTTTAGCTGAATGTTAATTAATACTTTTAGGTGACTATTCAGCTGGAATCAGTTATGTCTGTTATGTACTTGGACAACATTTAAGAAGAGTATTATGCACCATTTAATTCGAGCCTATTCTTCTTCTCCAAGGAGCTGTTCAAGAATAGCAATGGACAAAGGAGTGTTCACACATGGCCACTCAGTTCATGAATCTTTTTCACATTCCATAACCGGTTGCCTCTTAATGTTCACACAATGGGTCTGTTTGTGTGCCTAAATATGTCAACAATATTGTTGGTGTCTATTCGAGTGCCCAATGGAGAATTTAAAGCTTATTCTAAACTCTTCGGCTGCTCAAGAATGAATTCTTCCAGCCTAAGCATTCAAGCTCATTAAATCAGCTTATTTAAGCTGAATCCAAGTGACTATTCGGTTAGGCATTAGTTAGcattataaatattttgtaatCAGCTTGTTTAAAGAACTTTTGCtaaatttatgtttaaattgAAACTTGTGAGATATCCAATTCTCATAGTTCTTTTCAGGTCTGAATTGACTTATCAAGTTGTCTTGTAGCGACATTCTTTCCCTTTTGCTAAATCGAACTTATCACCTTTAGTGTGACGTTcatatacctttggttcctatcacTTTTTGATAGCAGATCAAGGTTCTTGCTGATTTTTCCTAACCCAAAATCCACCTAAGAGCTACTTTGAGGTTTGGATCAACTATTCCAATATTGTTGGTTTATTCTCGACCCTTAGCCAAACTATCCATTTATGTATTTAGCAATCTTATTTTGAACCTTGTTTGAATCCAAATATTCTAACTTTTCTATTTAACTTGAAACGAACATAACTTTACCCATTTCACGATCGGGCAAACTAATATGACTTGTAACATCTACAACCGAGTTcctatcatttggtatcagagctaattgAATTGGAGTAAGAATCGGCATTTTCGACACAACGGTATTGTACATTTGATCATAAAAAAAAGTGTTCAAGTTCTTATTGCCAAATTAAAATTCTTCTTGCTGCCCGAAACATCCATTCAATATCCTACTATTTGGCCACACTCAACCCTTTCTATTTCTTTGTTTCAAGCCTACCCTCTTTGTCCTACAATATTCCTACCAAAATCGTACATCAATTTTTCCAACCGACCCACAACCACTGCTTCTAAGTTTAACTAGTCCCTTTAAGAACTTAGAGAGGTGGAGTGAGTAGAAAAAGGCACGAGGGTTGTGAGCTCATCCGAGTGTAGAAAAAGCCAAGTGTGAGTGATTTTCTTTGTGAGAGAATTGGTGAGTTTTTGTTGTGAGTGTCAAAAATGTCGCAAAGTCCGGAAAGAAATCCAAACGAGAGAGTTGGGTTTCGTCCTGTAAGAAACGTTGGAGGAGGCATGCCAAATCTCACCCTTCAAGCACTCATGTAAGAAATGGAGAAGCTATTCGACTGTAAACTTGAACCCATCAAAGATCGACTATTTTGAGTCGAAACCCGAGAGCCACGCGAAGAAACCCCTGAAGTTGCAAGGCATGGGCATCCTAACCAAAACCGAGAAGATCCCTATGAATCAAACGAGCAAGAAAGTGACCACTCATCAAACGAGCAAGAAAGTGACCACTCTTCCGCTCGAAGTGTACATCAATGAGGCCACCAACAAAATTGGGGCCCTAGAGGTCAAGACCGTCCCGATGACAACCTTAAGAATATTAAGATAATGTTCCCACTATTCCAAGATAAGAATGATCCCAAAGCTTATTTGGAGTGGGAAAAGAAGATCGAGCTCATCCTCAAATGCCATAATTATTTGAAGAGCAAAAGAGTGAAGCTTGCTGCAATCGAGTTCTCAGATTATGCCATTGTGTGGTGGGACCAGCTCGTGACGAGTCGAAGATAAAATAGCGAAAGACCCATCTCTACTTGGGTTGAAATGAAGTCAGTCATTATCAACGACTCTAAAGCCTTACTCAAGGCAATAGAAGTGTTGAAGActattataaaaaaaatggagATAGCAATGATCCGGGCTAATATCGAAGAGGATCGAAAGGCGACAATGGCCAGATTCCTTGCAAGCCTAAATCGTGACATCGCCAACATAGTTGAATTACAACACTATGTTGAAGTGATGGACATGGTCCACATGgcaataaaatttgaaaaataactcaAACCAAAGGGAGTTAATCGATCCTACACCAATCCCTCCACTAATAAATGGAGCCAAGGAGTCAACAAACCCCCTATTCTAACAAAGGTGCCGGTTGTAGAAGCTAAATCCAATTAGCCTGTTGGTGAGTTAAGTCAAAATAAAAAATGAGCCAGTGCCAAATCACACGAGAGACATAAAATGTTTCAAGTGTCAAGGTCGGGGGTACATAACTAGCCAATGTCCAAATCGGCAAGTTATGGTGGTAAGGGCCGATGGTGAAATTGAATTCGAGGAAAAGGATGAAAATGAGCTCGAAATGCCatctgatgaagaagaagatttaGAGTTACCGGTTGAATGTGAAATCCTTGTGGTGAAGCGAAGTCTCGGCATTCAAAATATGAAACCGAGCAACAAAGAGAGAATATTTTCCACACCCGATGCCACATCCAAGATAACGTGTGTAGTATGATCATCGATGACAGTAGCTGCACTAACATCGCAAGTAGCATACTAGTGGAAAAGCTCGGTTTAACCACGACCAAATACCCAACTTCATATAAGTTACAATGGTTGAATGATGGAGGCAAGCTTAAAGTGATGAAGCAAGCGGTGGTAGCGTTTTCCATCGGGAAGTACCAAGACGAAGTGGTGTGCGATGTAGTTCCTATGCATGCGGGACATCTCCTTTTGAGGAGTCCATGGCAGTTCGATAGATGTGTGATCCATGACAGTTATACAAATCGTTATACGTTTAAGCACCTAGGAAA contains these protein-coding regions:
- the LOC108457795 gene encoding ras-related protein RABE1c-like, coding for MAAPPARARADYDYLIKLLLIGDSGVGKSCLLLRFSDGSFTTSFITTIGIDFKIRTIELDGKRIKLQIWDTAGQERFRTITTAYYRGAMGILLVYDVTDESSFNNIRNWIRNIEQHASDNVNKILVGNKADMDESKRAVPTSKGQALADEYGIKFFETSAKTNLNVEEVFFSIARDIKQRLADTDSKAEPQTIKINQADQAGGAAANAQKSGCCG